In Caretta caretta isolate rCarCar2 chromosome 20, rCarCar1.hap1, whole genome shotgun sequence, a single window of DNA contains:
- the LOC125629326 gene encoding keratin, type II cytoskeletal cochleal-like, with the protein MYLQPCAPSTGGSRRSYSSCSAIGAGGGGRGRSSYTSYSSSRGYGGGGRCAGFGSRSLHNLGGGGRISAGGSYGGGFGCRSGGFGGGIGVGLGGYGGGPCGFGGGAGGYGGGVGGFGGGPCGFGGGAGFGGGVVGFGPGFGPGRPGQPGGIQPVQIDPRLLQPINIEIDPHIQQVKTQETAQIKVLNDNFATLISKVQFLEQKNKVLVTKWDLLQQQGGTIIRKDLAPLFENFIQVLRRKLDGLQSQKGQLQSELENMQQYVEEYKRKYEEEINRRTSAENDFVVLKKDVDNAYMVKVELETRVQSLTDEINFLRFVFEQEISQLQTISRDLSVVVSMDNTRSLDLDGIIQEVRNQYEEIAQRSRAEAEAWYQSRYEELQSTAGRHGDNLRSTKIEIQELTRNVQRIRSEVESVKKQIAQLQSAIAEAEEKGELALKDARTKLDDLEHALQKDKGDLANLLKEYQDLLNVKLALDIEIAMYRKLLEGEESRLARGESHVNLSLVEAEEASGVDLAAEAEASSVAVDLAAEAEASSVAVDLAAEAEASSVAVDSVAVDSAAEAEGSSVAVDSAAEAEGSSVAADSAAEALEASLLEVEGSTAVAAAASAPAAVPPRSYGDAPRLSPPNPVQEGTEHWSQAPERKKHLFIFKWQQHTPPNPTLVSRKETNCIPYSPHPQIPT; encoded by the exons ATGTATCTCCAGCCGTGCGCCCCGTCCACTGGAGGCAGCAGaaggagctacagctcatgctctgCCATTGGTGCaggtggaggaggcagaggcaggagtAGCTACACCTCCTATTCCTCCTCCAGGGGCTACGGGGGTGGCGGACGCTGTGCAGGGTTTGGCAGCAGGAGCTTGCATAATCTAGGTGGAGGTGGAAGGATTTCTGCGGGGGGCTCTTACGGTGGAGGATTTGGGTGTAGAAGTGGTGGCTTTGGTGGCGGAATTGGTGTCGGGTTGGGCGGCTATGGAGGAGGACCGTGTGGCTTTGGAGGAGGAGCGGGCGGCTATGGAGGAGGAGTGGGCGGCTTTGGAGGAGGACCGTGTGGCTTTGGAGGAGGAGCTGGCTTTGGAGGAGGAGTGGTCGGCTTTGGACCTGGCTTTGGACCTGGCAGACCTGGGCAGCCTGGAGGCATCCAGCCCGTTCAAATTGATCCAAGACTCCTGCAACCGATCAATATCGAGATTGACCCCCATATCCAACAAGTGAAAACTCAGGAGACGGCGCAGATCAAGGTCCTCAACGacaactttgcaaccttaatcagCAAG GTCCAGTTCTTGGAACAAAAAAATAAAGTTCTGGTCACCAAGTGGGATCTCTTACAACAGCAAGGCGGAACAATTATTAGGAAGGATTTAGCGCCCTTGTTTGAGAATTTTATCCAAGTCTTGAGGAGGAAGCTAGATGGACTCCAAAGTCAGAAGGGACAACTGCAGTCAGAACTGGAGAACATGCAGCAGTATGTTGAGGAGTACAAGCGCAA GTACGAAGAAGAAATCAACAGGCGCACAAGTGCTGAGAATGACTTCGTGGTGCTCAAGAAG GATGTGGATAATGCCTACATGGTTAAAGTAGAGTTGGAAACAAGGGTGCAAAGTCTGACTGATGAAATCAACTTCCTGAGATTTGTATTTGAACAG GAAATATCTCAGTTGCAGACGATAAGTCGTGACTTGTCAGTGGTTGTATCCATGGATAACACCAGATCTCTAGATCTGGACGGCATCATTCAGGAAGTCCGAAATCAATATGAGGAGATTGCTCAGAGAAGTAGAGCTGAGGCAGAGGCTTGGTACCAGTCTAGG TATGAAgagctgcagagcacagctggaaGACACGGGGACAACTTGCGCAGCACCAAGATAGAGATCCAAGAGCTAACAAGGAATGTCCAGAGGATACGGTCTGAAGTTGAAAGTGTGAAGAAGCAG ATCGCACAGCTACAGTCTGCCATCGCCGAAGCAGAGGAGAAGGGCGAGTTGGCCCTCAAGGATGCTAGGACAAAACTGGATGATCTTGAACATGCCCTGCAGAAAGACAAGGGGGATCTGGCTAACTTATTGAAAGAGTACCAGGATCTGCTGAATGTCAAACTTGCCCTGGATATCGAGATCGCCATGTACAGGAAactgctggaaggagaagagagcag GCTAGCCAGAGGCGAGTCTCATGTGAAT CTGTCATTGGTGGAGGCGGAGGAGGCATCGGGGGTGGATTTGGCAGCGGAAGCGGAGGCGTCATCTGTGGCGGTGGATTTGGCGGCGGAAGCGGAGGCGTCATCTGTGGCGGTGGATTTGGCGGCGGAAGCGGAGGCGTCGTCTGTGGCGGTGGATTCGGTGGCGGTGGACTCGGCAGCGGAAGCGGAGGGGTCGTCTGTGGCGGTGGACTCGGCGGCGGAAGCGGAGGGGTCATCTGTGGCGGCGGATTCGGCGGCAGAAGCGTTGGAGGCTTCTCTTCTGGAAGTGGAAGGGTCTACGGCGGTGGCAGCAGCGGCATCTGCTCCAGCGGCGGTTCCTCCTCGGTCGTACGGAGATGCACCACGTCTTTCTCCTCCAAATCCGGTTCAGGAGGGTACTGAGCACTGGAGCCAGGCCCCAGAAAGAAAAAAGCATCTTTTTATCTTCAAATGGCAGCAGCACACCCCACCTAACCCAACTCTGGTATCCAGAAAAGAAACGAACTGTATCCCTTACAGCCCACACCCTCAAATCCCCACCTGA